The Pelagibacterium halotolerans B2 genome has a segment encoding these proteins:
- a CDS encoding isochorismatase family protein: MSQAEIYRDAGFGHAVPRGTRPAIVVVDFTYGFTDTRYATASDAASQMAATRRLTDLARSRGFPVIYTTIAYHRGEIDALAWLKKARGMVALVEGTRLVEIDAATGIQPGDAIVTKKGASAFFGTALAAMLTGMQVDTLVIAGATTSGCVRASVVDAVQSGFNTLVPADCCADRAEPPHAAALYDMGQKYADVTDSMEIGAWLASV; this comes from the coding sequence GGACGCCGGATTTGGCCACGCGGTGCCGCGCGGCACGCGTCCGGCGATCGTGGTGGTCGATTTCACCTATGGGTTCACCGACACGCGCTATGCGACAGCCTCCGACGCGGCAAGCCAGATGGCGGCCACGCGGCGGTTGACCGATCTGGCCCGGTCCAGGGGGTTCCCGGTAATCTATACAACGATCGCCTACCATAGGGGCGAGATCGATGCTCTTGCGTGGCTGAAAAAGGCACGTGGCATGGTGGCCTTGGTCGAGGGGACACGGCTTGTCGAAATCGATGCGGCGACCGGCATTCAGCCTGGCGATGCCATCGTCACCAAGAAAGGCGCGTCGGCATTTTTCGGCACCGCGCTGGCGGCCATGTTGACGGGAATGCAGGTCGATACGCTTGTGATCGCCGGCGCAACCACCTCGGGTTGCGTGCGGGCGAGCGTGGTCGATGCAGTGCAATCGGGCTTCAATACGCTGGTGCCGGCCGATTGCTGCGCGGATCGGGCCGAACCACCCCACGCCGCAGCGCTCTATGACATGGGCCAGAAATACGCCGACGTCACCGA